The Gadus chalcogrammus isolate NIFS_2021 chromosome 16, NIFS_Gcha_1.0, whole genome shotgun sequence DNA window CATAAAGCTCCTACAAACACTCCTCCCAAATTCTTCAGAATACTCCTTTTAATATGCTTCTATGCTCCTCCCTCAGAACCGACACCCTCTATTCAGACCCTGGATATCAAACCGAGCCTTTGATGACAAACACGGTGGCGGTTAGTCGTGTGACAAAACAAATCAAGCCTCAACGTCAGGACTGAAGACGGCCGTTTGAATACTTGCATGTTGGCCAAGAGGATGCTGattagggggcggggctaggccGCTGATGAGTCAGCCCCCCACAAAGTTTGCAAGAGCAGAGTTAATTTTTTGTTGTGCTTTTTAACATTTGGCTCCAGATATGGATTGGTGTAAAGCGCCTTCCTCTCCTCGTCCCTGTGGTCAAAGCCTCAGCATATCAGCTTGGACTTCCCTTCCTTCCTATCTTCGCTTACGTTCCCACCAACCTCAACCATCGCACGGGAAGATGCGTCTCATCTTCCGTCATTTTAAACTCCATCATTGGCTCAGGAGAGGACAGTGGCATCCCTGTTGCTTTGTGAATCTCACAAATGTCTGTTGAATCACTTTTTATCTGTCATATCTTTACATttacgtgcgtgtctgtgtgcatgtgaacgACTATCACTCGCTCTAAGCATCTCCCCGTTTCCAAATTGAAAGCCTCTCCTGTGTCGGTGTGTCGGGGGTTTCcacgtgtgcgcgcgtgcatgggagcgttttggggggggggtccgcccTTCACTCAAGGTCCCAGGGGTCGGTCGGGGTCTTCGGGCTCTCAGGGGACGGGGACTTcagagaaggaaaggagagacacagaaacagaaggATAAAGAGGCCACAGTCGGGACGGGGTGGCCGGAGCCCGCACAGCAGCAGtagcatacaaaaaaaaaaggtgagcGGCGGGCGGAAGCGGAGAACCCGTCGGTCCCGTCACGCGTAACGTCACATCGAATGGAGAAGCGAAGAAGGTCGAGCAtgtgaggaagaagaagagagcgagagatcggCCGTCTGCCCTTCAGTAGGAGTGACCCCAGCCAAGGCGTCCTTCCTCCCTAGTTCAGCTCGGCACAAATACATTCAGCGTGATGAAGAGGggcaggaggtgatggagggggatgggaggggggcaCTAGGGGAGGGGCGGCCGACAGAGATAAAGGGGGGGCTCATGGGGACGGGGGGATCTGGTTTtaaactgaaataattcacttgAAAGGTAAAGTTTCAAAGGAATTATTGTGAATGAAAGTAATAATTGAATCCCTTGCACCCTCATTGGGAGCGATTCGATGCTGCTGTGCACAGGGACAGCTTTGGCTCATATGACACCATCAGAATCCTCAGTGAGAAGGAACTGAATGGTAAATTATCGGTTAATAATTCGTTTTTTCAATGTGCAAATATCCGAGAAAGGCTCGCTATCGGGTTACGTAAAACCCGTCCCCTCGGGGCTCAGGGCAGCGCGGGCGATCGCCCCGGGCGCCTGGTGTcgctgggcggtgtgtgtgtgtgtgtgcggtgtgtgcgcgtcgACGTGTGCGTATAGGGTCTGGCGACCGGTCAGAGCGCGAGCAGGGAGGGCGAGTTCAGAGAGTCGGAGGACTGCTCGCTACTGCTGTGGCGTTGGTTGGCACTGACCCCGCAGGCTCCCTCCGGGTAGGTGAAGACAAATGAGGATGTGTATGAGGGGTTGAAGCCGCCGTCAtgggtaccaccaccaccaccaccactgtggAGGGCCGCGTGGCaggccccccccgccgccggctGGCTCGAGCCATAGAAAGAAGTAGAAAAGGCTACCTCCTGCATTAGCCCTGGCGgtggcagctgctgctgctgcggcggcggcgggaggcCCAGCGAGGAACTCGGGTGGGGGGTGTAGGCGGGAGGCAGGAAGAAATCGTCCTCCTTCACAGTCAGGCCCAGGATGGAGACGTCCTGCAGCGGGGGGATCTGCCCCGAGGGCTGCGGCTGGCTCTGCTCCTGGTACGGGATCTTACAGCCGGGCTGGTGGGCCACCAGGACGAACTCCAgccgctccttctccttctgcagCTCCGAGATCTCCGCCTCCAGCTCggacttctcctcctccaggacgtCGGtctcctaggggggggggggagacgggagggggagagagggtctgGTTACAGGTGAGGCAGACAGGGGCAGGTGGATCAGGACACGGACTGAGTGCTGTGTTGTGTCAGGGCCTGCTGTGATCTGGGGGTCCCTGCTGTGATTCTGCAGCAGTAGCACCCCGTCCCAACAGTGAGCACTACAGTGCAAGTCCTCTTCGTGCTACTAAATTCAGTAAAAAAGGTTTTACAATAACGATGAGGGCAAACACTGCCCCGATCAGAACCATGGTAACAGGGGTTTCGAACCCGCACACAACGCGCGCGCCGGGCCTACCGACTGCAGCCGGTCCGTGAGCTCCCGCCGGCGGTTGCGGCATTtggcggcggccatcttgttgCGCTCGCGGCGGACgcgtctcttctcctcctcctcgggggtGAGCTGGGGAGACAAGAGGAGGGACACGGGTTCGGTTCTCCGTCGTGGATCAGCCCGGATCACATGATGCAACGGCCAACTCCGCGGTCCCCTCAACACATGCTGGACATGGGGGTTTGTGTTGTTATGGGATGTGCTGTTCGGGGATGTTCTTTATGTCTTCAGGTTatccacacatgcatgcagtgCGCTGCTCGGTTAATGTGGTTACCCATGACTGCGTAACCCACACTATGTTGTTATTTTAGAAATGATATTTGGATTATCTTTTTGTTAGAAAGGCCTGACGGGACTGGGGTAGAAACCTTCTACGAAACACATCTCCACACATTGTTGCGGCATTGACTGTGATAATCGTGCATGTGACAATGTGCGCTGCACTGTCCCTGACAAATaaactaataataattataataaaaatacaatgaCACAATGACACGGGAccgtagcgggggggggggtccccgggacaggaagagaagaggaggacgccacgagcacacacacttactaacACACCAGCGTCGCCGTCGTCACTCACTGACTCCTCCCTCACCCGGCGCGCACGGGCCCTGGAGGAGCGTATggcgccgggggcggggccctggccgggggcggggccctgggggtcggcggtagaggaggaggggtaagAGGAGCCCGTGGAGTAGCTGGGCCCCGGCATGTCGTAGGGGTCGACCAGGGGCCCGTGGTGGGTCATGGGGCCCACCCCGAGGCCCTGGCCAGGGGCCTGGGAGGAGATCAGGGTGGGCTGCACCATCCACTGCAGGTCCTGGCTGCTGGTGATGGCGGTGACGGTGGGGACGAACGAGCCGGGCATCTccaagcctcctcctcctcctgctgctcctcctcctcctccacccgctgctcctgctcctcctccacctgctgctcctgctcccaCGACGCTGATGAGCCCTCCTACAGCCGGCACACACTCCtacagggagacacagggagggtgacacactgtctgactgactgactgactcactgtctgtctgactgaccgactgtgactgtgtgactgactgactgactgtgactgactgactgactgactgtctgtctgactggctgactgactgtgtgactgactgactgactgtgactgactgactgactgtctgtctgtctgtctgtctgacggacccctcttgcccactgcatccgtcaacggacggaccccattgactttgaatggggcgcagccgcaatgcattgtgggtccatCCTTTCCGTTGGATCCGTCGGCTCCGTCCGGAAAGTTGAGAAAGGTTCAACTcttcaggcagcgacggatccgtcatccaatcagatcgcgtatgctcgGGCTTGGCTGACGAACGCCTCTgaaaagactactcccccatccgtcagctacGCCTTCGGCCATCCGCTGACGGACGGTGCAGGGGGTAGACGGCGTGACtgtgtgactgactgactgtgtgactgactgacttactgactgactgtgtgactgactgactgactgactgactgactgtctgtctttctgcctgtctgtctgactgactgactgaatgaCGGACTGACCGAATGACTGCCTttgtgtctgactgactgactgtctgtctgtctgtctttccatctacctatctgtctgtctaactaTATCTATCTACCTGTCTGTTGATCTTTCTGTGCATCTATtgaaacatatttatatatatgtacatatatagaATTATTTTTACATGTCTATCTATATAAATACATCTATCTCATGTGAATTCAACGTATATGTCACGGATATAATATGTACCTCATACTCAAATCGTACAAAGTGCTGAGAATGCTTGGACGACTTTTCCTTTGTGATTGTACGTGGAATACATCATGAATTtgttcaatacaatacaactatAGGATCACTAActctatatatttaaataaatacacgtttaacTATCTTTCCACCTGTCTGTTTGGCTGTCTTCCTGTATAGTTGTCTATCTTTAGAACCCATCTGCTAGTAAAAGTGTGTCACTGCTTTAAATCCAGctccattattattttttggtgTCGAGGGCCATTCTGGTCCCATACAGCCTGAGTCGAGGCTTTATTTAGAGCCGAGGCGGAGAGCGATGCCAACACGAGTAGCCCAGCGAGAATTATTAATATTCATACGAGTGCTCGCAGATGATTGGATGAGGCGGGTTGGAAGCAGCTATAGAAACCAATCGGGTTCCTCCTCCCCCGTCACTCCCCCCCCGGTGTTCCCCTTAGCAACGCAACGTAACACTCCAAAATAGAACGCATTGACGTCACGCCGGGTCCGAGGAGGAGCGCGtggaaggagcgggggggggcggggcctcgctGCGTACGTAGCGGGGGGCGGGCCTCGCTGCTGACGTAGCACGTACGTAGGAGAGTTCCTCGGCGCGCTCGTTCGCTCTGcggccagtgttgccagattgggcgggaaatctggcccaatctggcaacactgtctgCAGAGGAATAGCAGAATCGACCACGTTGTCATCGCCTGACAGATGAAGCCGCTGTACGCAAACCCTGGAAACTAAGCATGTACCGACCGTAAACACGGACGGCCTGAATACGATAACCGTGAACGTATCCGTGTTATGGTCGTAACACTGTCACTTTGCCCAGTGAGGCTGTGCATACATTTAGGGTATCCCTATACATGCTGCGGTTCCCATCCCACACaccactctacacacacacgctctcgcTGTCAGtcatcatatatattatatctttAAATACAGGCTCTGAGTCTGAGTCAAAGTTACCTGCGGAGCACTGGTGGTCGGCGGGCTGCCGAAGGAGTCCAGGGAGGAGATGTACTGGGACTCGATGGACGGGGACGAACTCTCACGGGAACCGCTGTCGATGTCTCCGGAGAACCCTCCGAACATTACCCCCTGGGAGACTCGAGGTGGGTCGGTCCGGGACAGCGGGGCGTCACCTGTAGCGACCACACAGCGTTACCCCCCACGACACGGTCCGGGACAGCGACACCAGTCGGGATATGAGTCTCATTTAACCGGGCCGGTCCCGTCCTGTGCACACCATGAGATGGAGCTCGGCTTTGTGGTTTGCTGACCGCAGACTTTAGCTGTGCTACCGTCCGGTTGTACTGTACTAGAACTTACCGTCGGTGATCTTCTTAACGTGGTGCGGTAAGGTGCTTTTAGTGTCTTTCCAAAAAAGTTGCATGGAGAAGGTGATCCGGGTCCCCTGGTCGGGAAGCGCCTGAACTCCAGATGTTGAACTCCGCTCAGACCGAGGAGGTATTCCCTTAGTCCGCCGTCCGAATGTAAGGTTACAAATCCACGGAGGCTGGCCGATGTTACAATCTTTAAGTCCACGGACACGCGTCTCGCCTTATAGTCTTGAATTAATCCATCCTCTTTGAGTAAAACCAGGGCATTTCTACCTCTcttttctcgctctctttaaGTCCCGCCTCGGAGTTCCGCCGTGACGTACGTGCCCATATATGGGGCTGCGCTGGTGTTTTGTTTGGTCTCCTTGGTGACGTTGAGGGAATCCCTTTTACCTCGCACACGGGGAAGAATAGAGTCTTTTTTTTACTATCAAACCACGAGATGTTTCTCACCGTCTGACAATGCATCAAAGGAAACGTTAAGAACATCCAGCGCTTTGCAAACGGAAATATATTAGTTATGAGTTATGAATTATTTTTAGGTATAAGCACGTTTCAATCGATAAGTCAGGTTCACCATCTAACAAGCACAGTttgattaaaaataaacaaaaagtgaataaggAATATGGCATTAGGCTACTTTTTTACCTTTTGGattttggtttattttataACTTTAGGTTAAACTCAATTTACTGTGCGTCTAGCTTACTCCCTATCCAAAATCTGATTCTATAATTGAGCATTTAaattatgtatgtttttgtcattGGATCCAGCCGATACATTCTGACACATGGGCTTCACGGACCTATCAAGTCCTATAGGCAGACACGCACCTCCGTCGGGAGAGCGACCTCGCCGGCTTTGTTGTGCAACACGCGGGCATTCCTTCAGCGGAGGACGAGCGGCGGGCAGAGGAAATCCTGCTGCCGACTACCTCGGCCACGCCCTGGGAACCCTGCACTTTGGCAGGGACTCAAACTTTTTACACCGAGGGAGTTTGTTCGATTTAACAATAGGCCTGGAGCAATTATGTTATGGCTTCAGGCAGCCAACTGACATCAATTATCCTGACAATAAGTGGCCagcgtttttatttgtgtgtggtaatttgatGCACTTAGTGTTGTCCCAAACGTCACATTAAAGGTGGAGTTTTGTGGAATCTAGTGGAACAGACTTTTCAGAAGGAGGTTTTCTTTGGGGTATAATCCCAGTAAAATAAGAACCCTTATGTTTTCCTTACCTTAGAACGAGCCTTTATACCTCCATGGGGGGTCCTCTTCCCTGGGGGCGGCCATTAATGCccgccatgtttctacagtgACCCCAAAGGGACATTCGGCTTTGAACGAACGTGTTTAAAGAAAGCGTTATTGGCTAAGAGTCGTAGAAAGGAATGGGTTATTCTCATGGCTGAGACCCGTTTTGATAGGGCTAGGTTTAGGTTGACTTTTTGAGTAGGCCTACCATTGTTTTGTAGGAGCGTCATAATGATGAACGTTGCCAATGAAATGTGTCCCACACCGTGATATCATGTCCGTGTCAGCTCATCCCTCTCTCGGACTCACATATCAACATCGTCCGCTGgccagagctccacacatccacacacaccctggcgtGAGGGTCCGATGATCCATTCTtctcctgtgggggggggggggggggggggggggggagagggagagagggagagaggaggagagagagtctgGTTACAGGTGAAGCAGACAGTGGCAGGTGGGTCAGGACATGGACTGAATGCTGTGTTGTTAatcagtgtgtctctgttgtaaTGGTACAGTAGTAGGAACCCATCACAATAGTGAGCATTACAATACAAATGGTTTCTAAATTCTACAGACTGGACCTTTAAACATATGAGTGTATTATATTGTATCCGCATTAGTATATTGCCATCTATGAAATAGACCCAAAGCTGTTAGCCTACACATTACTCTATAACGACGTCATGATTGGCTACCCCCCAGTAGGCCGACAGAACATCAGATATGTAAATAAGTGTACGTGTGATTCCAAGTTTTCCCGATATAGATAGTGGGCAGCAGCAGTGACGGAAAGCCACGGCCTGCGTGCTGTTGATGCAGCCATcactgtcgcacacacacagtgaatcaTTGTTCCTGCCGGCGCGCTGCCCCGACGCGCTGCCCTGACGCGGCCCGTGGGAATGTGGCAGCAGGTGGGAGGGCCGGCCTGGGCGGGAACACCGGCCGGGAAACTATGCACCACAACCAGGAGGCTGGAGCGCATGGAGGGCGCCTGCTGGGGGGAACACCACCGGGCGCACACGCACGAGGAGCGAGGGTGGagcggtggaggagagagggaggagggatggaggagagagggaggagagagggaggagtgatggaggagagagggaggaggggtggaggagagagggaggagagagggaggaggggtggaggagagagggaggagtgatggaggaggagtgatggaggagggatggaggagagatggaggagagatggagtaatgatggaggagagatggaggagagatggagtaatgatggaggagagatggaggagagagggaggagagatggaggagagatggaggagagatggagtaatgatggaggagtgatggaggagtgatggagtaatgatggaggagagatggaggagagatggaggagtgatggaggagtgatggaggagtgatggaggagagatggaggagtgatggaggagggatggaggagagatggagtaatgatggaggagtgatggaggagagagggaggaggggtggaggagagagggaggaggggtggaggagagagggaggagtgatggaggaggagtgatggaggagggatggaggagagatggaggagagatggagtaatgatggaggagagatggaggagagatggagtaatgatggaggagagatggaggagagagggaggagagatggaggagagatggaggagagatggaggagtgatggagtaatgatggaggagagatggaggagtgatggaggagagatggaggagtgatggaggagtgatggaggagggatggaggagagatggagtaatgatggaggagtgatggaggggtgatggaggagtgatggaggagagatggaggagtgatggaggagtgatggagtaatgatggaggagagatggaggaggagagatggaggagagatggaggagtgatggaggagagatggaggagagatggaggagagatggaggagagagggaggagagatggaggagagatggaggagagat harbors:
- the fosb gene encoding protein fosB, translating into MQLFWKDTKSTLPHHVKKITDGDAPLSRTDPPRVSQGVMFGGFSGDIDSGSRESSSPSIESQYISSLDSFGSPPTTSAPQECVPAVGGLISVVGAGAAGGGGAGAAGGGGGGAAGGGGGLEMPGSFVPTVTAITSSQDLQWMVQPTLISSQAPGQGLGVGPMTHHGPLVDPYDMPGPSYSTGSSYPSSSTADPQGPAPGQGPAPGAIRSSRARARRVREESVSDDGDAGVLLTPEEEEKRRVRRERNKMAAAKCRNRRRELTDRLQSETDVLEEEKSELEAEISELQKEKERLEFVLVAHQPGCKIPYQEQSQPQPSGQIPPLQDVSILGLTVKEDDFFLPPAYTPHPSSSLGLPPPPQQQQLPPPGLMQEVAFSTSFYGSSQPAAGGACHAALHSGGGGGGTHDGGFNPSYTSSFVFTYPEGACGVSANQRHSSSEQSSDSLNSPSLLAL